The sequence below is a genomic window from Pelmatolapia mariae isolate MD_Pm_ZW linkage group LG9, Pm_UMD_F_2, whole genome shotgun sequence.
AGGCAGTCGGGCAGCTCGTAAGGAGGTAAAACTATTTTTGACCctcacattaaaaaacaaaacaaaaaacaaacacatataaATGTGCTGATATCTAACTTGGGATGAACAATAACATAGTATTTCTAAAACCAATGGTTTCTATGTTGCATTATggatatttttattgtttttgaaaGTCAGTTTTATCATAACATACACTATATTGTCAAAAGTATTCAATCACTTCCCTTTacacatatgaacttgagtgacatcccataATAGAGGTGTTTATGGGAATATTTGACCACTCTTCCACAAGTCCATTTGTGAATTCCAGTCAAGTTCTTCTGCACCAAACTCGCTAATCCATGTCTTTATGACCtagctttgtgcactggtgcgcAATCATGAACAGGAAGGGGACATCCCAAAACTCACACAATGTTGGGAACtggaaattgtccaaaatgtcttggtatgctaAAGCATtgagttcctttcactggaactaaggcGCCCTAATTCCCCCTCctccaaactttacacttgtcACAATGCAGCCAGACAAGTAGTTCTCCTGGCAACCGCCAAATCCAGACTCATCCATCAGATTCCAGACATCACTCAATAACTCCAAAGACCAGCCTCGCCACTGCTCTTGCACTGGCAGCGTgttttacaccactgcatccgACACTTTGCATTGtgcttggtgatgtaaggcCTGGATCCAGCTGGtcggccatggaaacccattcgGTGCTCTCTACGCACTGTTCCAGAGCTAATTTGAAGGCCACATGAAGGTCGGAAGCCATTAACTTTACAGAAAGTTGGCGACTTCAGCCTCTGCTcaccctgctctgtgtttttacaTGGCCTAccactttgtggctgagttgTTGTCATTCCCAGTCGCTTCCACTTCattataataccactaacagctgactATGGAATAGTTGATAGCAAGGAATTTCACAAATGGACTTGTTGCACAGCTGGCATCCTATTACAGTACCACACTAGAATTCATTGAGCCACccattctttcataaatgtttgtagaagcagtctgcatgacTGTGTGCATGATTTTAAGTGATTCATATAGATCAGTGAATACTTTTAACAATAGCATATGCAATCCCAGCTTGAAATCTACTGTGGGATGGAAGTGGGAAAGGGCTGTGGTCTTTTGAATTCTACCATTTATGTTTCTCACTGCCTGCTAGATTGCTATGATCAAGGTTGCAGCAGGAAGAATGGCCTGCAAGGTGGTGGACATAGCCATACAGGTATATGGTGGTGCAGGTGTGTCTGGAGATGTCCCACTAGCACAGATGTAAGTTTGGACCCGTCCCAACACAAAAATGGGTATTTGATAAATGCCTTCCATGATGCCAATATTACATTTGTCTTCAGGTACTCATATGTGCGGACTCTGCGCATCGCTGATGGACCAGATGAGGTGCACCTCTCCTCTATAGCCTATTTGGAACTCAGAGATCAACTAAAGAAGGCACAGGCAAAGCTCTAAAAACATGGCCACAGCTTCATTACGCTGCAGTAAACTATTACTGCCCCGATAAGCATTTCTGGCCTTAAAGTGAGATTGCTTGATTTTTATTCACTatttgcaaaaacactgaactttaaaatgaaaaaccttACTAAACAGACTACCTGTAAAGAAGCACCCTTACATATGTgccaaatgaaattaaaatcaaataaaacatgattaaagtgtctgcctctttgtttaaaaaaaaaaaaaaaaaaaaaatcacttgttTATTaggaattatttttaatgtgaactacaaaaacagaaaatgacagCATGAATAAGACTATTGTCGTCACACTCTTTACAGGTGTGGTCTACCACATGGATGAATTCCATTTGGAGGTGATGGGGAATCAGGAAACACAagcacattatttatttttttacaatataaaacagcaGTGGCGCCATCTATTCGGTACACCAGATGAAAACCCATGCAAAACCCTCCACACTTCATTGTCCTCACTTTAACATCAGGGCAGAAATCTTCAGCTGCCAAATCAGTCAATTTTTATACACATGGCGCAGAGAATAGGAGGGAGGAgttggggaagaaaaaaaaaaaatgtcagtgtttaCTCTTCTTTGACTTTTTGTGAGATCGATGTGGAGATCTTGATTTGGAGCGGGATTTCTTAGCTGATTTCTTGGGTGTCCTGGAGCGCGACCTCCTGGATCGTTTGGGTGTGCGAGGTGATGACGGGGATCTAAAtaagaaaagggggaaaaaaaacaaaaaaacaaaacaaaaaaatgggaATACCCAGAAAAGCAAATATTCAACTTGTTGAATATTCAGGTCCAGGACTACATATGTAGCACTTTACTACTCTTAGTGACCACTTCAAGCACATTGAGTAtgttaaaatgttaatattagtAGCGCTTAACACCATCTTACCTCTTGGATGACTTTTTGTTGCTGGATCGAGGAGAGTCTTTATGAGAAGAACGTGAGGATGTGTCTTTAGAGTATGATCGGTCGGAGCGCTCTGATCTTTCTGACCGCTCTGAACGAGGTGAGGACGACCGGCCTCGTCTGCTGCTGCTCCGCGTTGGGCTCGGTGATCCACTGTGACGCCGCTTCCTATCAACCGGAGGGGACAAATATCTGTCACACAGGAAATTAAATAAATCCAATGTtccatgaatgaaaaaaaaccccctacATCCACACTTTGAATCACTGAAAGCACGCAGCAACTAAACAAGTGTCTGACCTCTCCTTTCTGGTTGGTGTGTCCTccttctctttttccttctttaactCTTTCAAACGTGCCTCAgctttctccttctctttcttttccttctctttttcccgctccagtttttctttttctttttcctaaagggatcaaaaaaaaaaaaaaaaaaaaatatctcttGTTaggttttgattttatttttcatggcATGTAACAATTATAAACCagtaataaatgatcagaagTGTGCATTTTTCATCCAAACTTTAAGCACACCTGACCCAATACACACCTTTTGTAGTAGTTTATCCCTATAATGTTCCACCTGCTCCTGAATACTCTGACCAGGCTTCTTAGGTCTTTTCCCAGACTCCAGCTCATCCTGGAACTTCATGACTTTAACCTGTGTGGAGAAATACAATCAAAAAATGAAGCACAATAATCCAAATAATCAGCCTATTGTTGTATACTGCCATGTGCAGTCTGAGGTCTGTGGTATTTGTAAAGTACCTCTATCTCTCTGAGCTTAGAGCGCTTCTCCTCGTTCATTTCAGACATCTTTGACTTAAAGTCAGAGTCATCTCTGATCGGGTTGGAATAGCTCTGATTATCTTCTGAGCGAGGGCTTCTGTCCTCATCACTGTCCGCATCATCCCTTTAAGAGGtgaacacaattttttttttaaacaaaggcaTGCCAAGGAATTCACAAAACATCAAACTCAAAAGGcgaacacacacaccaaaaaacaaaacaaaaaaaaaaacttacttttttgtttcttctggCTGCTCAAATATCTCCCACTTGGAGGTTGTCACAGCTGAGGAGCAAATAAAGGCAATTATATGAGTCAAGTAATTGCAAAACCCTCACGCCAGCTATGATAACATAATGTAGGTAACAACTAATCTGACACTTTAAAAGGCCTCACCTTGAGATTCTAACTCTGCCTCATCCACTGCTTCCCATTTCGATGGTGCTACCTTGAAGGGAGCATCCTTGGACGGATCCACTATATTAAcccaggaaagaaaaaaaaaaacagtcactgGGAAATTGATGGATCAAACAGCTCTTGGAAACATGCTTTGTTATTGTATGCACTACTCACAAGGTATTCCATCTAGGTCTTCTTCCATGGACTTGATAGGAATTCCATCTAGGTCATCCAGAGGGGCTCCATCGATTGGTGCCCCATCAATGGGAACTGAGTCAATGGGCACTCCATCCACATCCTCCAGTGGAGTACCATCTACATAATCCCCGATAGGAGCCCCATCAATGTCGTCTGCTGGCTCAGGCTGATACAAATgtagaggaaaaagaaaacatggaaatTTAGTAGCAGCATGGTAAATTTTCAAAGCAATATTAATACAATAACTTTAATGGTACTGCAAAGACTAAATAATAAAGCCTCACTTACCTCCA
It includes:
- the u2surp gene encoding U2 snRNP-associated SURP motif-containing protein isoform X4 yields the protein MLLCFLHLKTRRSSTRNLLSLIHRMIEFVVREGPMFEAMIMNREINNPMYRFLFENQSPAHVYYRWKLYSILQGESPAKWRTDDFRMFKNGSLWRPPPLNPYLHGPYDDGEEEEDEEEANKKGCLKEEERDKLEEMLRGLTPRRADIAEAMLFCLSHAEAAEEIVECITESLSILKTPLPKKIARLYLVSDVLYNSSAKVANASYYRKYFETKLCQIFADLNATYKTIQGHLQCENFKQRVMSCFRAWEDWAVYPDPFLIKLQNIFLGLVNLAVEKEPVSLVVEPEPADDIDGAPIGDYVDGTPLEDVDGVPIDSVPIDGAPIDGAPLDDLDGIPIKSMEEDLDGIPLDPSKDAPFKVAPSKWEAVDEAELESQAVTTSKWEIFEQPEETKKDDADSDEDRSPRSEDNQSYSNPIRDDSDFKSKMSEMNEEKRSKLREIEVKVMKFQDELESGKRPKKPGQSIQEQVEHYRDKLLQKEKEKEKLEREKEKEKKEKEKAEARLKELKKEKEKEDTPTRKERKRRHSGSPSPTRSSSRRGRSSSPRSERSERSERSDRSYSKDTSSRSSHKDSPRSSNKKSSKRSPSSPRTPKRSRRSRSRTPKKSAKKSRSKSRSPHRSHKKSKKSKH